Within Bdellovibrio bacteriovorus HD100, the genomic segment ACTTCAATGAATTGCTCTGGATCTTTTTCGATCGCAGCGAACACGATGCTCGGATCTTTTTCTACAGCTTCCTTGAGTTGTTTAGCTGAAGGGGCACAGTTTACCAATGTAAGTGCCAGTGCTGAAATTCCAAATAACTTAAGTGCTTTCAATGTCTTCCTCCAAGATGGATGATTGTAATTTTTTGAGCCCCTTTATATTGACATCATTTTCAGTTTAGAGGGAAGGAAAAAATCCCGGTCCAAGGTCCTGCTAATCAGGACTTGTCTCACTCTAAGACCCCTTTAAACTGACTTCTATGAATAAATCAAATTTCCTTTTAACAATGTTCGCGGTTATGTTTCTTGGCGGGACGGCGCATGCCGGTTTGCTGTTTAACTATTCTCAATTGGCCTTGAAGGACCTGGATCAGATGAATCAACTGGTCAGTGACAAGGTCAAAGAGTCGAAAAAGTCATCCAGCGGCAAAGCGGTGCCACTGAAAGAGGCACTACAGGCAGTGTATGCACGCCCCAATGATGACGAGATGATCGAGAAAGTAGTGTCTCCTTTGCGTTCAAATCTGGATGAATTGGAGTCCTGGGAAAAAACGATCAGTCAACTTACTGACGAAGCGATCAATGCCCTGAAGAATCCTCGTGCTTTTAAACCTGTCGTGCAAGTGACCTACGTCATTTTCCTCGAGAATTTGCTGGCGGAAATCAAGCCCCATGCGAAAAATGACGGTTTTGAAAGAAAGATTGCCGAACGTATTCGTGACGCAAAAATTGAAGTCACGAAGGACGCCATCAGCGAAAGAAAGCTGCGCATGATGAAGGACACGACATCTCCTTCCGAGATCGCCGGCAGTATCCTGGCCCATAAAAACGAAACTCCGTCTGAAAAACCGGCAGAATCTGCCGCCTCTGAACAGTAATTTCCCTCGACCGGACCGGGCCCAAGTCTGTTTCGACTCTGGGCCAGCGTCAAACGATAGATCTCCTCAAGTCTTCAAAAATCGCCTCAAATTGACTCAAGTTCTAATGAACTCCTACCGATAGAAACACCATGTGGGCTGGATGCCCTTGAGCAATTAGGAGGATTCGATGTTTCTGCAAGGCGATTTGCAATTAGTGTTCGATGCGCTCTACACAGTAGGGGCGATCGATCCTGTATTGAAACTTGATTGGTCCGAAGTCACACGTGAGATGATGGCAAACCCACAGATCCTGAGTGACGCTTTCCAGACAATCAACGGCTGCCGTGGCGACAAAGATCTTCTGGTTCAGAAGCTCCACATGATGGATCCAAGATCCGTGAATTATATCGCTATGGAGGTGGCCCGTGAGTTTTGTGAGTTCCAGGATCGCACAGAGTTGCACTAAGGTTCTTTGCCTGTTGTTGCTGTCTTCTGTCGCGAATGCGTGGGAAGTGGACTTCTCCCGTCGTCAGGTAGAATTCAACAAGGTTAAAAATGAAGACCGCCTGCCGGCCAGCGTGCAGGAGGATCAGTCCGTCAACATTCTTAGCAAGGTGTTTGATTCGGTTGAGCCGACTCAGGACATCGTGATCATGAATACGGAAAAAGGCTTCGTTCCTGCGCAGGTGCGCCTGAAAAAGGGCGGCAACTATCGCATTCACGTGGTGAACGTGAACAACAAGGAAAAAAACGTCAGCTTCGTGCTGGATGCTTTCTCTGAGCATCACAACACGGTGTTTGGCGAACAGAAGACTTTCCATGTGACACCAAAAACGGACGGAATATTCTCTTACCAGTGTCCGGAAACGGCCGTGCAGGGGAAGTTCATTATTTATTCCGATGCGGCAGCGCCTGATCGCATGCCGGCGTCCAAGTAATTTTTTATCCGAGGAAAGGCACCCATGTCTGACCAGTCGAACGTTTTCAAACAGACCATTCAGCAGAATCTCGGTCCTGTTGCGAAATACCTGGACGACAAGGGTGTGTCCGAAATTCTTATCAATGGCCATAAGGAAATCTTCGTGGAAAGAAAGGGTAAGCTCGAAAGAGTTTCCGAGTCTTTCCCGTCCGAAGATGATCTGCGTGCCGCGGTGAACAGCATCGCGCAAAGTGTGGGTCGACGTATCGATGATGAATCGCCTCGTCTGGATGCGCGTCTTCCGGATGGTTCCCGTATTGCGGCGGTGATCCCGCCGATGTCCCGCAAGGGCACGACTCTTTCCATTCGTAAATTCACGAACAACAAAATCACTTTTGCCGACTATATCAAATTTGGTGCGATCACCGAGGATGGAGCACGTTTCCTGGACATCTGCATGTTCCTGGGAAAAAACATCATCGTCAGCGGTGGTACGGGTTCCGGTAAAACGACATTGCTTTCACTTTTATGCACGCGCATTCCGAAAGGTCAGCGAGTGATGGTGATTGAAGACTCCTCCGAGCTGCAGGTTGATTACGAGCACGTGGTGATGTTTGAAACCCGCCAGGCCGATGCCATGGGTAAGGGTGAAGTCACGATCAAGGATCTTTTAAAGTCCGCCCTGCGTTTGCGTCCCGACCGAATCATCGTGGGGGAGGTTCGTTCCAGTGAAGCGATGGAACTGCTGAACGCCATGAATACCGGTCACAAAGGATGTATGGGAACGGTCCACGCCAACACGCCAGAAGATGCGATTGTGCGGTTGGAAGCCCTGGCTCAAGGTGGTGATGCGAAGATCAGTGAGAAGGCTTTGCGCTCTCAGGTGTCTTCGGCGATTGAAATTATTATCCAGGTCTCACGTTTTTCGGACGGATCTCGCCGTATCGCAGCAATCAGCGAAGTGCGCGGATTCAGTGCGGATGGTTCATACAACGTGATCCCGATCTTTGAAATGTCCCGCCTAACACGCCGTCCCGACGGAACCCTGGAAGGAAAACTCCAGCCCACAGGCAACGTGCCGTCGTTCATGGAAGAAATCATCGACAACAACCTGCCCTTCCCAAAATCCAAGTTCGCAAAAGTCGCCTAAAAGGTGCCTGGTGACTTTTTACACCTACGCCGCGTTAATCCCATAACGCAGTTGCTCTGCACAGAGTGAAATATCGTTCGTTTTTTTGTGTTTAAAGAGTGGAAAAACTAGGCTAAGACCTTCTTCGTGCACTTTAGTTGTAAGATTTCAAACGCAGTTTTAACCGTTCTGGAGCAGCAAGGCGAAGACCTCAGCCCGCTGTATGAGCAGATCCATCTTCCGATGGAATTGCTCAAAGACTCGTCTTATTGGATGACTGCGCCTGAAATGGAAAACTTCCTGGAAACCGTACTGCGCCTTCCGCTGAAGCGAGAAGAAAACATTCTGCAGCGTGCGGGACATGAAGGGCCGGAGTTGCGTGCGTGGGGAGTGCTGGACAGCGTTCTGCGCATGATGCCGCACCCTCAGGAAATCTTCAACCAACCAGAGCAGTTCCTTTCTTACTTTATCTCTCCAAAACCACCGATTGAAAATCTTCGCCGTGATGAAGCCAGCATCTCGTTTGATCTGCCTTTGCCGGCAGAGCAATACCCGCTGGTGACGACTTACCTGAAGGCGGCGTTCGAGTCCCTGCCGGTTTACGTTGGTCAGCCGGCGGCGGTCTGTAACTGGGAAGGCATCACCATTCAGCTGAACTGGTCGACTCAGCAAAGTTCGATCTTCAGCGAATCGGTCGGCCATCAGGTCAGCCCGGCTTTGTTCCAAAGTCTGATCGATGATCTTCAGCGCACCCAGCGTGAACGTGAAGATCTGCAAAAATATGTCGGTGACCTTGAAGAAAGAATCCGTACAATTGAAAAACAGAATCTGAAGTCCGCCACCGGCGTTCAGGCGGAAGTGCCAGAGAATGCAGCGTCTTCGCTGCTGCCTCATGAAGGCTCTTTGTCCCACCTGAATTTCGACAGCGAAACTCCGGGCTATGTTTTGAGTCAGAATCTGGCGCGCCTGCACGACTACATGGTGCGCGCCCAGCAGCTGATCACCATGCTTGCAGCCCAGGGGAAAATGACCCCGGCGGTGAAAGAAGCCATGAGACGCGTTGACTGGGAGTTCGTAAAAACCCAGTACCCGCGCACGGTCTTTGAAAGCATGGATCTGGTTAAGAAAACGATGAATAAAAACGCCGACAAAGAAGGAAATCAACATGTCTGAAATCATCAGTGTCATCTCTCGTGAAATCCTGGACAGCCGTGGAAACCCGACTGTAGAGGTTGAAGTTACAACAGCTGACGGCAATATGGGCCGCGCAGCAGTTCCATCTGGTGCCTCCACAGGTGCTCACGAAGCTTGCGAGCTTCGCGATGGCGACAAAAACCGTTTCCTGGGTAAAGGCGTTTACAAAGCTGTCGACAATGTTCGTGAAAAAATCGCTCCGGAAATCGTGGGCCTTCAGGCAACTGAACAGGTTTACATCGATAAAATCCTGCGCGACATCGACGGCACTGAAAATAAATCCAACTTGGGCGCAAATGCGATCCTGGGTGTTTCTTTGGCAGTTGCCAAAGCGGCAGCTAAAGACTGCCGTTTGCCGCTTTACCGTTACGTTGGTGGCTCTCAGGCTTCTCGCTTGCCGGTTCCATTGATGAACGTTCTGAACGGTGGCGCGCACGCGAACAACGGTTTGGATATTCAGGAATTCATGATCGTTCCAACTGTGAACAACTCATACGCTGAGTCCCTGCGTGCAGGTACTGAGATCTTCCACACTCTGAAAAAGATCCTGGCGAAAAAAGGTCTTTCCACAGCAGTAGGTGACGAAGGTGGCTTCGCGCCGAAATTGGGTTCCAATCAGGAAGCTCTTGATTTGCTGATGAATGCGATTGTGGATGCTGGTTATGATCCAGGTCAGAACGTGTTCCTGGCGTTGGACGTGGCTGCAACTGAAATGTTCAAAGAAGGCAAATACGAATGGCAGGGTGGTCACATCAGCCCGACCGAACTTCTTGGCATCTACAAATCCTGGGCAGAGAAATATCCTCTTGTTTCCATTGAAGACGGCTTCGCGGAAGACGACTGGGATTCCTGGGTTCAGTCCACAGCTCAAATGGGCTCCACTATGCAGTTGATTGGTGATGATTTGTTTGTGACCAATCCAAAACGTCTGCGCATGGGTCTTGAGAAAAAAGCGGGTAACGCTTTGTTGGTGAAAGTAAACCAAATCGGTACTTTGACTGAAACTTACGAAGCCGTGAACCTGGCTCAACGTAACAAATTCCGCACAATCATGTCCCACCGCTCTGGTGAGACGGAAGATGTGACGATTGCAGATCTGGCTGTAGGCCTGAACTGCCATCAGATCAAAACAGGCAGCTTGTGCCGTGGTGAAAGAACCGCGAAGTACAACCAGCTTCTGAGAATCGAAGAAGACTTGGGCGGTATGGGCCTATACTGGGACAAAGCCGCCTTCCGATAGGCGGCCGCTGAAAAGGGTCCGACTGACTTCGTTGTGCTGCGGGCATCCTGCCCTTGCCCTTCGGGCTGACGCGCAAGAAT encodes:
- a CDS encoding cytochrome P450 translates to MFLQGDLQLVFDALYTVGAIDPVLKLDWSEVTREMMANPQILSDAFQTINGCRGDKDLLVQKLHMMDPRSVNYIAMEVAREFCEFQDRTELH
- a CDS encoding cupredoxin domain-containing protein translates to MSFVSSRIAQSCTKVLCLLLLSSVANAWEVDFSRRQVEFNKVKNEDRLPASVQEDQSVNILSKVFDSVEPTQDIVIMNTEKGFVPAQVRLKKGGNYRIHVVNVNNKEKNVSFVLDAFSEHHNTVFGEQKTFHVTPKTDGIFSYQCPETAVQGKFIIYSDAAAPDRMPASK
- a CDS encoding CpaF family protein, producing the protein MSDQSNVFKQTIQQNLGPVAKYLDDKGVSEILINGHKEIFVERKGKLERVSESFPSEDDLRAAVNSIAQSVGRRIDDESPRLDARLPDGSRIAAVIPPMSRKGTTLSIRKFTNNKITFADYIKFGAITEDGARFLDICMFLGKNIIVSGGTGSGKTTLLSLLCTRIPKGQRVMVIEDSSELQVDYEHVVMFETRQADAMGKGEVTIKDLLKSALRLRPDRIIVGEVRSSEAMELLNAMNTGHKGCMGTVHANTPEDAIVRLEALAQGGDAKISEKALRSQVSSAIEIIIQVSRFSDGSRRIAAISEVRGFSADGSYNVIPIFEMSRLTRRPDGTLEGKLQPTGNVPSFMEEIIDNNLPFPKSKFAKVA
- the eno gene encoding phosphopyruvate hydratase — protein: MSEIISVISREILDSRGNPTVEVEVTTADGNMGRAAVPSGASTGAHEACELRDGDKNRFLGKGVYKAVDNVREKIAPEIVGLQATEQVYIDKILRDIDGTENKSNLGANAILGVSLAVAKAAAKDCRLPLYRYVGGSQASRLPVPLMNVLNGGAHANNGLDIQEFMIVPTVNNSYAESLRAGTEIFHTLKKILAKKGLSTAVGDEGGFAPKLGSNQEALDLLMNAIVDAGYDPGQNVFLALDVAATEMFKEGKYEWQGGHISPTELLGIYKSWAEKYPLVSIEDGFAEDDWDSWVQSTAQMGSTMQLIGDDLFVTNPKRLRMGLEKKAGNALLVKVNQIGTLTETYEAVNLAQRNKFRTIMSHRSGETEDVTIADLAVGLNCHQIKTGSLCRGERTAKYNQLLRIEEDLGGMGLYWDKAAFR